The Enterococcus rotai genome includes a window with the following:
- the rlmB gene encoding 23S rRNA (guanosine(2251)-2'-O)-methyltransferase RlmB — translation MRNDKKRPFKGNKPQKNQPFKKEAVRKEREVSQEEIEDNFVFGNHATIEAIQQGRGNKLFLQEDSKSEKVEHLKLLAKENAVPVKWVPKQKLDTMTNHGVHQGIVLAITAYEYLTLDELIDQTKKKTETPFFLILDSLEDPHNFGSILRTADATGVDGIIIPKHRAVGITPVVTKASTGAVEYIPVARVTNLAQSIATLKENNFWIFGTDMKGTDYRQWNTQGSIALIIGNEGRGMSQGLHKEVDELLTIPMTGHVQSLNAGVAAGLLMYEVYRGRNSL, via the coding sequence ATGAGAAATGATAAAAAACGTCCTTTCAAAGGGAATAAGCCACAAAAAAATCAGCCGTTTAAAAAAGAAGCAGTTAGAAAAGAGCGGGAAGTTTCGCAAGAAGAGATCGAAGATAACTTTGTCTTTGGCAATCACGCTACGATTGAAGCGATCCAGCAAGGTCGAGGAAACAAACTGTTTCTTCAAGAAGATAGTAAAAGTGAAAAAGTTGAACACTTAAAATTACTGGCAAAAGAAAATGCTGTGCCTGTTAAATGGGTACCAAAACAAAAATTGGATACAATGACAAATCATGGTGTTCATCAGGGGATCGTATTGGCGATTACAGCCTATGAATACCTAACATTGGATGAATTAATCGATCAGACGAAAAAAAAGACAGAGACCCCCTTTTTCTTGATTTTAGACAGTTTAGAAGATCCTCATAACTTTGGTTCGATCTTGAGAACAGCAGATGCAACAGGTGTAGATGGGATCATTATTCCGAAGCATCGTGCAGTGGGCATCACTCCTGTGGTAACGAAAGCATCGACTGGTGCAGTAGAGTATATTCCGGTTGCTCGTGTCACAAATTTAGCCCAAAGTATTGCCACTTTGAAAGAGAATAACTTCTGGATTTTTGGAACAGATATGAAAGGCACGGATTATCGCCAATGGAATACCCAAGGCTCAATTGCATTGATTATCGGCAATGAAGGTCGGGGCATGAGTCAAGGATTGCACAAAGAAGTGGATGAGTTATTAACAATTCCGATGACGGGACATGTTCAAAGTTTGAATGCAGGTGTTGCAGCAGGATTATTGATGTATGAAGTTTATCGTGGGCGCAACTCTCTTTAG
- a CDS encoding Mini-ribonuclease 3 yields MRDYTQLNGLALAYVGDAIYEIYIRDYLVEQGQTKPNILHRQATHYVSAKAQAFLIQAMLEEKLLSENEELMYKRGRNAKSHTSAKNADITTYRIATGFESLMGYLHLTKQTERLEELINWCIKKVGEKNEK; encoded by the coding sequence ATGAGAGATTACACACAATTAAATGGTTTGGCTTTGGCTTATGTAGGCGATGCGATCTATGAGATTTATATTCGTGATTACCTAGTCGAGCAAGGACAAACAAAACCCAATATTTTACACCGTCAGGCAACACATTACGTTTCAGCGAAGGCACAAGCCTTTTTGATCCAAGCAATGCTGGAAGAGAAATTACTGTCAGAAAATGAAGAGTTAATGTACAAACGCGGCCGTAATGCGAAAAGCCATACTTCTGCTAAAAATGCAGATATCACAACGTATCGTATTGCCACAGGCTTTGAATCCCTGATGGGGTATCTACATTTAACGAAACAAACAGAACGTTTGGAAGAATTGATTAACTGGTGTATAAAAAAAGTAGGTGAAAAGAATGAGAAATGA
- the cysS gene encoding cysteine--tRNA ligase gives MIQIYNTLTREKEIFQPIEAGKVRMYVCGPTVYNYIHIGNARSSMAFDTIRRYLEYRGYEVNYVSNFTDVDDKIIRAAKDLGITAPEVADRFIHAFEEDTNMLNVKPATLHPRVMDHMPDILTFIQTLIDKGYAYTSQGDVYYRTRKFEGYGKLSHQSIDELEVGASQRTGVEKELKEDPLDFALWKGAKEGEISWDSPWGAGRPGWHIECSVMATKHLGDTIDIHGGGQDLEFPHHENEIAQSEAKTGQKFANYWMHNGFVTIGEDDEKMSKSLGNFVTVHELVKQVDPQVLRFFMATTQYRRPIRYSETTMKEAGVNLQKLKNAFENLSFRKADAAIQLDEDSQKLQELADLEARFTTEMDDDFNAANGITVVYELAKWLNQYSEQEIVSTTVTEKALEQFSQWLSIFGIFFLSEELLDDDIDQLIEERNQARKNRDFARSDEIRDLLKDRGITLEDTAQGTRWRRSE, from the coding sequence ATGATTCAAATTTATAATACATTAACAAGAGAAAAAGAAATTTTTCAACCAATCGAAGCAGGGAAAGTCCGGATGTATGTTTGCGGACCCACCGTGTACAACTATATTCATATCGGTAATGCCCGCAGCTCAATGGCGTTTGATACGATTAGACGTTATTTAGAGTACCGCGGCTATGAGGTGAATTATGTCTCGAACTTTACTGATGTAGATGATAAAATCATTCGAGCAGCCAAGGATCTGGGAATCACAGCGCCAGAAGTTGCAGATAGATTTATCCATGCTTTTGAAGAAGATACCAATATGTTGAATGTTAAACCAGCAACGCTTCATCCTCGTGTGATGGATCATATGCCAGACATCTTAACATTTATTCAAACATTGATTGATAAAGGGTATGCTTATACATCACAAGGTGATGTCTATTATCGGACACGTAAGTTTGAAGGGTATGGTAAACTTAGCCATCAATCGATCGATGAATTAGAAGTTGGAGCAAGTCAACGGACTGGCGTAGAAAAGGAATTGAAAGAAGATCCTTTGGATTTTGCTTTATGGAAAGGGGCAAAAGAAGGAGAAATTTCTTGGGATTCACCGTGGGGAGCGGGACGTCCCGGCTGGCATATCGAGTGCTCGGTCATGGCAACGAAACATTTAGGTGATACAATTGATATTCATGGGGGCGGCCAAGATTTAGAGTTTCCTCACCACGAAAATGAAATTGCCCAAAGTGAAGCAAAAACGGGTCAAAAATTTGCCAATTATTGGATGCATAATGGTTTTGTTACGATTGGTGAGGACGATGAAAAAATGAGTAAATCTTTGGGGAACTTTGTTACAGTTCACGAACTAGTCAAACAAGTTGACCCTCAAGTGTTGCGTTTCTTTATGGCAACAACTCAATATCGCCGCCCGATTCGCTATAGTGAAACCACAATGAAAGAGGCTGGCGTCAATTTACAAAAATTAAAAAATGCCTTTGAGAACTTGTCCTTTAGAAAAGCTGATGCTGCTATTCAACTGGATGAAGATAGTCAGAAATTACAAGAACTAGCAGATTTAGAAGCACGTTTCACCACTGAAATGGATGATGATTTTAATGCGGCAAATGGAATCACTGTCGTTTATGAATTGGCTAAATGGCTGAATCAGTACAGCGAGCAAGAAATCGTGTCTACGACCGTTACAGAAAAAGCACTAGAACAATTCTCTCAATGGTTAAGTATTTTCGGTATTTTCTTCTTATCAGAAGAATTGTTGGATGACGATATCGACCAATTGATCGAAGAGCGCAATCAAGCGCGTAAGAATCGCGATTTTGCTCGCAGTGATGAGATTCGTGATCTATTAAAAGATAGAGGAATAACCTTGGAAGATACAGCCCAAGGAACTAGATGGAGAAGAAGTGAATGA
- the epsC gene encoding serine O-acetyltransferase EpsC → MSWLKRAVKAVKNNDPAARSTLEALLTYPGLHALFWHRFSHFLYRHRLFLLAKIHAQFWRFITGIEIHPGATIAPGVFIDHGMGVVIGQTAEIEEDVVLFHGVTLGGTGKDTGKRHPTVKKGAMIHAHAQILGPVTIGERAKIGASAVVLTDIPDDATAVGIPAKVVRIKGEKLEVAYDSNL, encoded by the coding sequence ATGAGTTGGTTAAAGAGAGCTGTTAAAGCAGTCAAAAACAACGATCCAGCAGCACGTTCAACATTGGAAGCCTTGCTGACTTATCCAGGATTGCATGCATTGTTTTGGCATCGCTTTTCTCATTTTTTATACAGACATCGCTTGTTTTTATTGGCAAAAATCCATGCACAATTTTGGCGATTTATAACTGGAATCGAGATTCATCCCGGTGCGACGATTGCGCCAGGTGTTTTTATCGATCACGGTATGGGTGTCGTAATCGGTCAAACAGCTGAAATTGAAGAGGATGTTGTCTTATTTCACGGTGTAACATTAGGTGGAACCGGAAAAGACACAGGAAAACGTCATCCAACAGTCAAAAAAGGGGCCATGATCCATGCACATGCACAAATATTAGGGCCCGTTACAATTGGCGAACGAGCTAAAATCGGAGCTTCTGCTGTTGTTTTAACAGATATTCCTGATGATGCAACAGCGGTAGGGATCCCAGCAAAAGTTGTTAGAATCAAAGGAGAAAAATTGGAGGTAGCGTATGATTCAAATTTATAA
- the gltX gene encoding glutamate--tRNA ligase, translating into MTKVRVRYAPSPTGHLHIGNARTALFNYLFARHNDGDFIIRIEDTDQKRNIEDGEKSQLENLAWLGMDWDESPEKPGEYGPYRQSERGEIYQPLIDQLLVSNRAYKCYCTEDELEAERDAQRARSEMPHYSGKCANLTPSEQAEKEAQGLVPVIRFRVPRNTSFTFEDMVKGEIVFESDNIGGDFVIQKRDGMPTYNFAVAVDDHMMKITHVLRGDDHIANTPKQLMVYEAFGWKAPEFGHMTLIINSETGKKLSKRDESILQFIEQYRELGYLPEAMFNFTALLGWSPVGEEEIFSQDELIKIFDPERLSKSPAAFDGKKLEWVNNQYMKQLDLDVLTDMCLPYLVAEGKVEAQPSSEKLEWLKKVVSLYQPQMSYAAEIVNVSELFFNEHPVLDDAAKEVLAGETVPEVLAAFKAQLEAMDVVDVPSIKAGIKAVQKETGVKGKNLFMPIRVAVSGQMHGPELGDTIELLGKEKALDHLNNVL; encoded by the coding sequence ATGACAAAAGTACGTGTACGTTACGCACCAAGTCCAACTGGACACTTGCACATCGGAAATGCAAGAACTGCTTTATTCAATTATTTATTTGCCCGCCACAACGATGGTGACTTTATTATTCGTATTGAAGATACCGATCAAAAGAGAAACATCGAAGATGGCGAAAAAAGCCAGTTGGAAAACTTAGCATGGTTAGGCATGGATTGGGATGAATCTCCTGAAAAACCAGGTGAATACGGTCCTTATCGTCAGTCAGAACGTGGCGAAATTTATCAACCTTTGATCGATCAACTGTTGGTAAGCAATCGCGCATATAAATGTTATTGTACAGAAGACGAATTAGAAGCTGAAAGAGATGCACAACGTGCTCGTAGCGAAATGCCGCATTACTCTGGTAAATGTGCGAATTTGACACCTTCTGAGCAAGCAGAAAAAGAAGCACAAGGACTTGTTCCTGTTATTCGTTTCCGTGTACCACGAAACACTTCTTTTACATTTGAAGATATGGTCAAAGGCGAAATCGTTTTTGAATCAGACAATATCGGCGGCGACTTCGTTATTCAAAAACGTGATGGTATGCCAACGTATAACTTTGCTGTAGCAGTAGATGATCACATGATGAAAATCACTCATGTTCTACGTGGAGACGATCATATTGCCAATACACCAAAGCAATTGATGGTTTATGAAGCATTTGGTTGGAAAGCACCAGAATTCGGACATATGACGTTGATCATCAACTCTGAAACAGGTAAAAAATTAAGTAAACGTGATGAATCGATTTTACAATTTATCGAACAATACCGTGAACTTGGCTATTTACCAGAAGCAATGTTCAACTTTACGGCTTTATTAGGCTGGTCACCAGTTGGGGAAGAAGAAATCTTCTCACAAGATGAATTGATCAAAATCTTTGATCCAGAACGTTTAAGTAAATCACCAGCTGCATTTGATGGGAAAAAACTTGAATGGGTCAATAACCAATACATGAAACAATTAGATTTAGATGTTTTAACAGATATGTGTCTTCCGTATTTAGTAGCAGAAGGCAAAGTCGAAGCACAACCAAGCAGTGAAAAATTAGAATGGTTGAAAAAAGTTGTTAGCTTATACCAACCACAAATGAGTTATGCTGCTGAAATCGTCAATGTATCTGAATTGTTCTTCAATGAACACCCAGTTTTAGATGATGCTGCCAAAGAAGTTCTAGCTGGAGAAACAGTTCCAGAAGTTCTAGCTGCTTTCAAAGCACAATTAGAAGCAATGGATGTTGTTGATGTACCAAGTATCAAAGCGGGAATCAAAGCAGTCCAAAAAGAAACAGGCGTAAAAGGTAAAAATCTATTTATGCCGATCCGTGTAGCTGTTTCAGGACAAATGCATGGCCCAGAATTAGGCGATACGATCGAACTTTTAGGAAAAGAAAAAGCTTTAGATCATTTAAATAACGTTTTATAA
- the ispF gene encoding 2-C-methyl-D-erythritol 2,4-cyclodiphosphate synthase: MIRIGQGFDVHQLVAGRKLIIGGVELPFEKGLLGHSDADVLLHAITDAILGAAGLGDIGHLFPDTDPEFKDADSIKLLQVANQKVLTTGFTIGNIDCTILAEQPKMKPYLEQMKENIAKACQIELNQINLKATTMEKMGFIGQEEGMGAIAVALLDK, translated from the coding sequence ATGATACGTATTGGACAAGGCTTTGATGTTCATCAATTAGTAGCAGGACGTAAGCTGATCATTGGCGGCGTGGAGCTACCTTTTGAAAAAGGATTATTAGGACACTCAGATGCAGATGTATTACTGCACGCAATTACTGATGCAATATTAGGCGCTGCAGGGCTTGGCGATATCGGTCATTTGTTTCCCGATACAGATCCAGAATTTAAAGATGCCGATTCGATCAAGTTATTACAAGTAGCAAATCAAAAAGTTTTAACTACTGGCTTTACTATTGGCAATATTGATTGTACAATTTTAGCAGAACAACCAAAAATGAAGCCTTATTTAGAACAAATGAAAGAAAACATCGCTAAAGCGTGTCAGATTGAGCTAAATCAAATCAATTTAAAAGCCACAACGATGGAAAAAATGGGCTTTATTGGTCAAGAAGAAGGAATGGGAGCGATCGCGGTCGCTTTACTTGATAAATAG
- the ispD gene encoding 2-C-methyl-D-erythritol 4-phosphate cytidylyltransferase — MKRAENRNKTLDYEVILLGAGQGKRMGASRNKILLHLIGKPVISYSLNTFLNDPACKHIILVTQEDEQDLLAAVVKKENKKKHPITIVSGGSERQYSVFNGLKALLDPKNIVMVHDGARPFVSLAQLKLLHRKVQETRAAILGVPVKDTIKRVVDGIVEETVPRETLWQVQTPQAFYGADLLAVHVRAQQEHYLGTDDASLIEKYSDLPVSMVLGSYENIKLTTPEDMLIGEAIVKRRRN, encoded by the coding sequence ATGAAAAGAGCTGAAAATAGAAATAAAACACTGGATTATGAGGTCATTTTGTTGGGGGCAGGGCAAGGGAAACGAATGGGTGCCAGCCGTAATAAAATTTTATTGCATTTGATCGGTAAACCAGTTATTTCTTATTCGTTAAATACCTTTTTAAATGACCCTGCATGTAAACATATTATTTTAGTGACACAAGAAGATGAACAAGATTTATTGGCAGCAGTAGTCAAGAAGGAGAACAAGAAAAAGCATCCTATAACGATCGTCTCTGGCGGATCGGAGCGACAATACAGTGTTTTTAATGGATTAAAGGCATTACTTGACCCTAAAAACATTGTGATGGTTCATGACGGAGCCCGACCTTTTGTAAGCTTAGCGCAATTAAAATTACTACATCGTAAAGTTCAAGAAACGAGAGCTGCTATTTTAGGTGTGCCCGTCAAAGATACAATCAAGCGTGTCGTTGATGGGATCGTTGAAGAAACAGTTCCACGTGAAACATTATGGCAAGTTCAAACGCCGCAAGCCTTTTATGGAGCGGATTTGCTGGCTGTGCATGTTCGGGCACAACAAGAACATTATTTAGGCACAGATGATGCTTCCCTCATTGAAAAATATAGTGATTTACCTGTCTCAATGGTGTTGGGAAGTTACGAAAATATTAAATTGACGACACCAGAAGATATGTTGATTGGTGAAGCCATCGTCAAACGAAGAAGAAACTAG
- a CDS encoding PIN/TRAM domain-containing protein translates to MQKRVITLLMVVAGASLGISLLPMAWDMAKQADNTWLNNNFTNSLIGALIFFILSLGLAKYIVSGVKKVEAALNEMSLTYLLFGSVGAIIGLIIGAIISIPMYNLNIPFVNSVLPILVMIIFGYLGFRMGTTRIDEWRKIFTPKQKKVPAESEGEVLDRRIEDHFHKYKILDTSVIIDGRIYDIAKSGFLEGVILIPNFVLYELQYIADSGDSLKRVRGRRGLDILNALQKEDGISVEMYEGDFEDISEVDSKLIKLAKLLDGVVVTNDYNLNKVSEFQNVPVLNINALANAVKPVVIPGETMNVMVVKAGTERQQGVAYLDDGTMVVVEDGQHYMNEHIQVVVTSALQTAAGRMIFAKPAHSGRGIDDRKEEHRANEKS, encoded by the coding sequence ATGCAAAAACGTGTCATCACACTGCTGATGGTCGTTGCCGGTGCAAGTTTAGGTATTTCATTATTACCGATGGCTTGGGACATGGCAAAGCAGGCAGATAACACATGGCTGAACAATAACTTTACTAACAGTTTGATTGGTGCACTTATTTTCTTCATTTTATCGTTAGGGTTAGCAAAGTATATTGTTTCAGGTGTGAAAAAAGTAGAAGCAGCATTAAATGAAATGAGCTTGACCTATTTATTATTTGGGAGTGTGGGCGCAATCATTGGGTTGATCATCGGAGCGATCATTTCGATTCCTATGTACAACTTGAATATTCCGTTTGTAAATAGCGTTTTACCAATATTAGTGATGATCATTTTTGGTTATTTAGGCTTTCGTATGGGTACGACCCGTATCGATGAATGGCGTAAAATTTTTACCCCTAAGCAAAAGAAAGTTCCGGCCGAAAGTGAAGGTGAAGTGCTAGATCGCAGAATAGAAGATCATTTTCATAAGTATAAAATTTTGGATACAAGTGTGATTATTGATGGTAGGATCTATGACATTGCTAAGTCTGGCTTTTTAGAAGGGGTTATTTTGATTCCTAATTTTGTATTATATGAATTACAATATATTGCAGATTCTGGTGATAGCTTAAAACGTGTTCGTGGTCGCCGTGGATTGGATATTTTAAATGCATTGCAAAAAGAAGATGGCATCTCGGTTGAAATGTATGAGGGTGATTTTGAAGATATTTCAGAAGTAGATAGTAAATTGATCAAATTAGCAAAACTGTTGGATGGTGTAGTCGTAACCAATGACTATAACTTAAATAAAGTTTCAGAATTTCAAAATGTTCCTGTCTTGAATATCAATGCTTTAGCCAATGCAGTTAAACCAGTCGTGATTCCAGGAGAAACGATGAACGTAATGGTTGTCAAAGCTGGAACAGAGCGCCAACAAGGTGTGGCCTATTTAGATGACGGCACAATGGTTGTAGTTGAAGATGGACAACATTACATGAATGAACATATTCAAGTTGTTGTGACTAGTGCCTTACAGACGGCGGCTGGTCGGATGATTTTTGCAAAACCTGCACATTCAGGTCGCGGAATCGATGATCGTAAAGAAGAACACAGAGCCAATGAAAAGAGCTGA
- the radA gene encoding DNA repair protein RadA encodes MAKKAKVQFECQTCGYISPKYLGRCPNCGQWNTMTEEIIQDTTDRRARVSLTGKKTQPQRLAEVVPKKEPRVKTKLVELNRVLGGGVVPGSLVLIGGDPGIGKSTLLLQVSQQLAEIGGKVLYVSGEESAEQIKMRAERLSSIDTEFYLYAETDMNEISRAIEKLEPDYVIIDSIQTMTQPDVTSVAGSVSQVRETTAELLKIAKTNGIAIFIVGHVTKEGSIAGPRMLEHMVDTVLYFEGDKHHTFRILRAVKNRFGSTNEIGIFEMREHGLEEVANPSQVFLEERLADATGSAIVVAMEGTRPILVEVQALVTPTMFGNAKRTTTGLDFNRVSLIMAVLEKRAGLLLQNQDAYLKAAGGVKINEPAIDLAVAVSIASSYKENGTKPTECFIGEIGLTGEIRRVNSIEQRVREAQKLGFTKIYLPKNNLGGWTPPEGIEIVGVATIGETLRKVFK; translated from the coding sequence ATGGCAAAAAAAGCAAAAGTTCAATTTGAATGTCAAACGTGCGGGTATATTTCCCCCAAATATTTAGGACGCTGTCCAAATTGCGGACAGTGGAACACGATGACAGAAGAGATCATTCAAGATACGACAGATCGTCGTGCTAGAGTGAGTTTGACTGGTAAAAAAACACAACCGCAACGTCTAGCGGAAGTAGTACCTAAGAAAGAGCCAAGAGTTAAAACGAAGCTGGTAGAACTGAATCGTGTGCTAGGTGGCGGTGTAGTGCCAGGCTCACTTGTTTTGATCGGCGGTGATCCGGGGATTGGAAAATCAACGCTACTTTTACAAGTATCACAACAACTTGCAGAAATTGGCGGCAAAGTCTTATATGTTTCCGGAGAAGAGAGCGCCGAACAAATCAAAATGCGTGCGGAACGTTTAAGTTCGATCGATACGGAATTTTACTTATACGCTGAAACAGATATGAATGAAATCTCTCGTGCAATCGAGAAATTAGAACCAGATTATGTGATTATTGACTCTATTCAGACGATGACGCAGCCAGATGTAACGAGTGTGGCTGGTAGTGTGAGCCAAGTCCGTGAGACAACCGCTGAATTATTGAAAATCGCCAAAACCAATGGTATTGCGATTTTTATCGTCGGTCATGTGACCAAAGAAGGTTCCATCGCAGGTCCTCGTATGCTTGAGCATATGGTAGATACAGTTTTATATTTTGAAGGTGATAAACATCATACGTTCAGAATCTTAAGAGCAGTCAAAAATCGTTTTGGGTCGACTAATGAGATCGGTATTTTTGAAATGCGAGAACATGGATTGGAAGAAGTTGCCAATCCATCGCAAGTCTTTTTAGAGGAACGACTGGCGGATGCCACAGGTTCAGCAATCGTTGTAGCAATGGAAGGAACGCGGCCGATTTTGGTTGAAGTACAGGCTTTAGTTACACCAACTATGTTTGGAAATGCTAAACGAACAACCACAGGGCTAGATTTCAATCGAGTTTCATTGATCATGGCAGTTCTAGAAAAGCGGGCTGGCTTACTCTTGCAAAATCAAGATGCCTATTTGAAAGCAGCTGGCGGTGTCAAAATCAATGAACCAGCAATCGATTTAGCTGTAGCGGTCAGTATTGCTTCTAGTTATAAAGAAAATGGGACCAAACCAACAGAATGTTTTATTGGTGAAATCGGTTTAACTGGCGAAATACGTCGTGTGAACAGTATTGAGCAACGAGTACGTGAGGCACAAAAGCTAGGGTTTACCAAGATTTATTTGCCGAAAAACAATTTAGGTGGTTGGACGCCACCTGAAGGAATCGAGATTGTCGGCGTTGCTACAATTGGAGAAACCTTAAGAAAAGTATTCAAGTAG
- a CDS encoding dUTP diphosphatase yields MKQRGFEIITDYSDQGITIPQRATKGAAGYDFEAAERVVVPSIWQQQAQGVAPKPVLVKTGIKAYMAENEYLELVSRSSNPLKRFLMLANGVGVIDRDYYNNEGNEGHIMFQFLNFGYEEMIIEKGERIGQGIFKPFLLADIDDVENERTGGFGSSGKN; encoded by the coding sequence ATGAAACAACGAGGATTTGAAATTATTACGGATTATTCAGACCAAGGGATCACGATTCCACAACGTGCGACAAAAGGTGCCGCAGGTTATGACTTTGAAGCAGCTGAAAGGGTTGTTGTACCAAGTATTTGGCAGCAGCAAGCACAAGGCGTTGCACCAAAGCCAGTTTTAGTTAAAACAGGGATCAAGGCCTATATGGCTGAAAATGAATATTTAGAATTAGTTAGTCGTTCATCAAATCCATTGAAACGTTTTTTAATGTTAGCGAATGGTGTGGGTGTGATCGATCGTGATTATTATAATAACGAAGGCAATGAAGGGCATATCATGTTCCAGTTTTTAAATTTTGGCTATGAAGAAATGATCATCGAAAAGGGTGAAAGAATCGGTCAAGGGATCTTTAAGCCATTTCTTTTAGCAGATATTGATGACGTAGAAAACGAACGTACAGGCGGTTTTGGCTCTTCGGGTAAAAACTAA
- a CDS encoding PTS sugar transporter subunit IIC, with the protein MKNSANAKESIVNRLNDVLSPFANKIGNQRHLKAVSTGMMFGLPFIVIGSFFLIFANPPINMEQYDPAHAGVFMKFLAAWKEFAVANYDMITAPYNLTMGIIGLISVFGIAYSLSNEYKLNAAMNGMVSMVTYLLVCTPVKEGTISLAYLGTNGLFVAIILGLLVVEVSRFFEVKNIKISLPDTVPPMVVTFINTLIPLLTNIVLFYGLNLVFLGLIDQTFPDAVMSVLTPAVNIAGSLGGLLLIVTLGNVLWLFGINGSSIIFPIVFTLGVAQTGLNAEQAANGEAMTHLMNLQMFRISVLGGAGNTLGLVLLMMFSKVPQYRTIGKLSFVPGICSINEPVIFGLPIVFNPILGIPFLIMPVISLFLTYFAQKIGLISLGFIVDPSFTPFFAQAYLATMDWRNIVFYVFLVVLSMVVYYPFFKVLEKNQTKLVDEVL; encoded by the coding sequence ATGAAAAATTCAGCGAATGCGAAAGAATCTATTGTAAATCGATTAAATGATGTTTTAAGTCCGTTTGCCAATAAGATCGGTAATCAACGGCACCTTAAAGCAGTTTCTACTGGAATGATGTTTGGGTTACCGTTTATCGTAATTGGTTCTTTTTTCCTGATATTTGCTAATCCGCCGATTAATATGGAGCAGTATGATCCTGCTCATGCTGGAGTATTTATGAAGTTTTTAGCTGCTTGGAAAGAATTTGCGGTTGCTAATTATGATATGATCACCGCCCCCTATAATCTGACGATGGGGATCATTGGCTTGATCAGTGTTTTTGGGATAGCCTACTCTTTATCAAATGAATACAAACTAAATGCTGCAATGAATGGTATGGTCAGTATGGTGACATACTTGCTCGTTTGTACACCTGTTAAAGAAGGGACGATATCGTTAGCCTACTTAGGAACAAACGGTTTGTTTGTAGCTATTATCTTAGGACTTTTAGTTGTTGAAGTTAGCCGTTTTTTTGAAGTGAAAAATATTAAGATTTCGCTGCCTGATACAGTACCACCGATGGTTGTGACGTTTATTAATACGTTGATTCCGTTGTTGACGAATATTGTGCTTTTTTATGGCTTGAATTTGGTTTTCTTAGGGCTGATCGATCAAACATTCCCTGATGCCGTCATGTCCGTGTTGACTCCAGCCGTTAATATTGCAGGAAGTTTAGGTGGTTTACTGTTGATCGTCACTCTAGGAAATGTTTTGTGGTTATTTGGAATCAATGGATCCTCGATCATTTTTCCAATCGTCTTTACGCTGGGAGTGGCTCAAACCGGTTTGAATGCAGAACAAGCTGCCAATGGAGAAGCCATGACACATTTGATGAATTTACAGATGTTTCGGATCTCTGTTTTAGGTGGGGCTGGAAATACGCTAGGCTTAGTTCTTTTGATGATGTTTAGCAAAGTGCCGCAATATCGAACGATTGGGAAATTATCTTTTGTTCCAGGAATTTGTTCGATCAATGAACCAGTTATTTTCGGATTGCCGATAGTCTTTAATCCGATTTTAGGGATTCCATTTTTGATTATGCCAGTCATTTCGCTATTTTTAACCTATTTTGCTCAAAAAATTGGGCTGATATCACTTGGGTTTATCGTTGATCCATCATTCACTCCATTTTTTGCTCAAGCATACTTAGCAACGATGGATTGGCGGAATATTGTTTTTTATGTATTTTTAGTTGTTTTAAGCATGGTGGTTTATTATCCATTCTTCAAAGTTTTAGAAAAAAATCAAACGAAATTAGTGGATGAAGTGTTATAA